The region TATTTCCTTACTTGCTTTTCATTAAAAATGGTAAATGGAATGTAAAGAAAGCGATACTTGCTGTACTTTTCTGAAGCTTCATTTTTAACGTAATTATAAATGAAATCTTCAACAGCAATATAGTCGAAGCTATTTACAATTTCTTGTTTTAATTTTCTTTCTTTAAAAGAATGTGGAGTTCTGTATCTAGCGTCTAACCAAAAATTAAGATTATGAATAGTAATTACTTTTTTGCAAGTAATGTTTTTCGAAATCTTTAATACTGCCTCAAACCCGTCAAAAACCGGACTCAACATCAGCACATCCATGTTTTTCTCATTACAGATACTTATAATTTCATCAGCCCCTTTTTCTAAACTATCGATAACATGAAACGTACCCTTACATAATTCGGGTTGATATTGATGCATTTCTTTTTTTATACTTTCTGTAACAAAAAAGTAGATTTCATTGCCTTCAAAAACGGCCGACTGCGTAAGACCGTATTGAAAATGATCTGTTTCTATGATGGCAACTTTCATTTAGTTCTGGAGGATAGTAGGTGTATAACCTGACGAACATCGCCCGGTAACGGTATAAATAAATTGAGCGTTCTTTTTTTAGTGTGATTAATCACAAATAAATATGTTACTACAAATATAGCGAAGTAACTCAATGTTGTTGCAATAGCAGCCCCATAGATTCCAAGTTGTGGAATTAACCATAAGTCGAGTATTAATGTAAATATTAAGCCAATAGAACAGGCAGTTATATTATAAATGTTACGGTTGGATGAAACAACATATATAGAGAATACCTGTGTAATACAGGAAAATAACATGCCCGGCAAGATAACCTGAAAAGGTATCACAGTACTTTCAAATTCAGAGCCATACATAAATGGAATTATCCATGCCGAAAGCAAATACCCTATAAATGTAATCAGGAAGAATAAGGCAAAACACAAACGGCTTACTTTGATAAAGGTTTCCGTTCTTTCAGTCTCGCTTTTACCGGAAAGGTTGGGAAGCATAACAGACGCTATTGTAACCGCCAAAAATAAAATGATTTGATTAATATTGGCAGCAAGTGAGTAATAACTAAGCTCTTTATCATTCAAATAATGATTTACAATCCACAAATCGAGGCGGTAATTAAAAAAATTAATAAACATGCCTATATAAATGGAGGTGTTATAACTTATGAATGTTTTAAATTGATTTTTAAAATCAAAATTAAAATCAGGTTTAAGAGCAATGTTTCTACTATAATTATATAACCATAAAAGTGAGTTAATCAACAATACGGATATTGTTATGCCTAGGATTGTATTAAACCTTTCAATTGCAGATTTCGTTTCAGATTCGAACATAAAGAACAAAGATGTGAAGGCTAACACGTTAATGATACTATTCGTTAATGCTATAAAGTTGATTGTGTTGAATTTGGAATGTGCCTGGAAAACAGCACCAAGTATGCTGTTAAGAAAGGATAATAGAAACATTATAAACAAAGCCATTAAATAAACAGGTGAGGTATAGCCTTCCGGTAGAAAAAAACTACCCGCATCAGTTAAACTACTTATGATAAGAAGGCCAATTAATAATAATGAGCATACACCAAAAACCGATATCGCCATGCCTATAACATACCTCTCATTAATTTTTTTCGATGAAATGAAATAAACAATACCTGTTTGTATGCCCAGTGAAAAAACCAAAACAAATAGCTGAGCGTTGGCCTGAAAAAGTGAAAACACACCCTTGCCTTCATCGCCTAAAATTCGTGTAGAAAAAACCCCACTTAGTACGCCCAAAATAAACACAGGAACTTGCGTTAGGACGGATGAGATAAGATGTTTACTTAGCATAGAGTGCTATACATACCAAATCTACAAAAATATTTGTGCATTCCCTCAGGCTTCAACTTTAATTTCTTTTTTTAAATTTGTTTAGTACTAAATTCAATTTTATGGCAAAATCGTTGGTAACCGGGGGTGCAGGTTTTATTGGGGCACACGTAACGAATTCCCTACTTAAAATGGGTCATCAGGTAGTTGTACTCGACGACCTAAGCGGTGGGTTTGAGGAAAACGTGAATCCAAAGGCTAAATTTATTAAAGGCTCTATCAACGATAATCCACTGCTCGAAAAGTTGTTTGCCGAGGAAAAATTCGATTATGTGTACCATTTGGCGGCCTATGCTGCCGAGGGATTAAGTCATTTTATCAAAAGGTTTAACTATAACAATAACGTACTGGGAAGCATTAACCTCATTAATCAAGCGGTTCTTCATA is a window of Bacteroidota bacterium DNA encoding:
- a CDS encoding oligosaccharide flippase family protein, whose product is MLSKHLISSVLTQVPVFILGVLSGVFSTRILGDEGKGVFSLFQANAQLFVLVFSLGIQTGIVYFISSKKINERYVIGMAISVFGVCSLLLIGLLIISSLTDAGSFFLPEGYTSPVYLMALFIMFLLSFLNSILGAVFQAHSKFNTINFIALTNSIINVLAFTSLFFMFESETKSAIERFNTILGITISVLLINSLLWLYNYSRNIALKPDFNFDFKNQFKTFISYNTSIYIGMFINFFNYRLDLWIVNHYLNDKELSYYSLAANINQIILFLAVTIASVMLPNLSGKSETERTETFIKVSRLCFALFFLITFIGYLLSAWIIPFMYGSEFESTVIPFQVILPGMLFSCITQVFSIYVVSSNRNIYNITACSIGLIFTLILDLWLIPQLGIYGAAIATTLSYFAIFVVTYLFVINHTKKRTLNLFIPLPGDVRQVIHLLSSRTK